Below is a genomic region from Cellulomonas sp. P24.
ACTCGCCGTACGGGAACCCCATCCCGGGTCTCCAGGAGCTCGGCGACGACCGTCCCGGCGAGGAGTTCCTCGACGGGGTGGTCCCCCTGCTGTCCGTCGGCACCGTCGGCACTGTCGGCACTGGCGGCACCGTCGGTGCCGGTGAGGGTGCCGTGCAGGTCGTGGTCGCGCGTCTCGGGGAACCGGTGCAGACCGACGTCGAGCTGCTGTCGCGACTCGCTGCCGCGGGCGTGCGTCCGGGCAGCGCGATCACGGTCGAGAGGTCGGACGGGCTGACAACTGTCGGTGAGCCCGGCGCGGCGACGGTGCTGGATCTCCCGGACGACGTCGCGCGTCACATCTTCGTCCTCGCCTGACGAACCACCGGGTCGGCCTGGGCTGAAGGTCCCAGGCGAGGTGCGACGACGCCGCGATCGGGCCGCGGCGCGGGCGACATGAGAAAGTTCTCCGTGACCTGAGCGTGACAATCGCACGAACCCTCAGGTACGGTCGTCCTGCTCCTCGGAACCCTCCTCCGTGGGAGCCCGTGTGCGGAACGCCGAATCCTGCCGCCGCATCCGGTTCCGTACGACCTGCCGGCAGGGGCGGGGGACCCAATTCTGGGTACTGGAAACAGTGCCCTTGGGGTGAAGCCGGGCGGACGTCGATCTTGACGGCCGGCCGGCCGGGTGTATCTCCCACCCGAACCCGACAGCTCACCCCGTAGGCGTACCGGAGAGGTACCGCGTGACTGACAGCACCACAGGAGCCCGCCATCGCGCGGCGCGCCGCCCCGTCACCCCCCTGAACGACTTCGCGGCCGCCGCCACGGGAAGCATGGCGACCGTCGGACGACGCACCGCCGTCGTCGCCGCCTCGTCTGGCCTCGTGGTCTCGATGCTGGCGTCCCCGGCTGCCGCTGCCACGTCGAGCGACGCCGCAGCCTCGGTGCCGTCGGTCGACACCGCCGCCCTCACCGGTGCGGCCCGCGCGGTCCTCGAGACGTCCCCCGTGGTCTCGGTCGCCGACTCGACCCAGTGGTCGTTCGACGTCCCGGAGGTCACCGCGGTGGCCGCCCCGGTCAAGCGGACCGTCCGGACCGTCTCGCGCTCGTCCGT
It encodes:
- a CDS encoding C40 family peptidase, which gives rise to MTDSTTGARHRAARRPVTPLNDFAAAATGSMATVGRRTAVVAASSGLVVSMLASPAAAATSSDAAASVPSVDTAALTGAARAVLETSPVVSVADSTQWSFDVPEVTAVAAPVKRTVRTVSRSSVRVNAPIPQSVSGNAVLEIAARYVGVPYRYGGTTPAGFDCSGFTSYVYAQLGIHLPRTDAGQHYAGTIISRADALPGDLIWSPGHVAIYAGGNMEIDAPRTGMSVQFRSIWQSNPVFIRLG